In Rutidosis leptorrhynchoides isolate AG116_Rl617_1_P2 chromosome 2, CSIRO_AGI_Rlap_v1, whole genome shotgun sequence, one genomic interval encodes:
- the LOC139887973 gene encoding uncharacterized protein: protein MPVNTLYFYNDINVLNHSPLFDSLKKDKAAPSPFEVNKHVYPFGYYLVDGIYPDWTTLIKGYSTSIDDPRVKFTRFQASAQKDVERTFGVLQGRFAILKTLAQVMSANKMRMIMYSCIVMHNMIQEVNGFALSTWEQEWLDKPENRPRRNIRRIVKDRRSRDKEIRDLNVHDQLREDLTAHIWNLTPNFRSTN from the coding sequence ATGCCCGTAAACACTTTGTATTTTTACAACGACATAAATGTGTTGAATCATTCTCCGTTGTTTGATTCACTTAAAAAGGATAAAGCTGCACCGTCACCGTTTGAAGTAAACAAACATGTTTATCCATTTGGTTACTACTTGGTGGACGGTATATATCCTGATTGGACAACCTTAATAAAGGGATATTCGACGTCTATTGATGATCCACGAGTCAAATTTACAAGATTTCAAGCGAGTGCTCAAAAGGACGTGGAGCGTACATTTGGTGTTCTACAAGGTAGGTTTGCAATTTTAAAAACTCTGGCACAAGTTATGAGCGCTAACAAGATGAGAATGATAATGTACAGTTGCATTGTTATGCACAACATGATACAAGaagttaatggttttgccttgagTACTTGGGAACAAGAATGGTTAGATAAACCCGAAAACAGGCCCCGTCGTAATATTAGAAGAATAGTCAAAGATCGTCGATCACGAGATAAGGAAATTCGCGATCTAAACGTACACGATCAACTACGAGAAGATTTAACGGCTCATATTTGGAACCTCACACCAAACTTTCGTTCTACAAACtag
- the LOC139891003 gene encoding protein disulfide isomerase-like 2-3, with protein MILSSKLLIVINFILLLSATSNLNLVDAFYGSSSPVVQLTPSNFKSKVLNSNSVVLVEFYAPWCGHCKALTPIWEKAAIVLKGVATVAAIDADAHQAIGQEYGIKGFPTIKVFVPGKPPIDYQGAREAKPIAEFALKQVKALLKDRLSGKTTTTGGSSEKAEPNASVELNSQNFDELVVKSKDLWMVEFFAPWCGHCKKLAPEWKKAAKNLQGKVKLGHVNCDDEKSLMSRYKVQGFPTILVFGVDKDSPVTYEGARSASAIESFALVQLETNVAPPEVTELTSPDVMEEKCGSAAICFVAFLPDILDSKADGRNKYLETLLSIAEKFKRSPYSYVWAAAGKQAELEKHVGVGGYGYPALIALNIKKAVYAPLRSAFERDQIIEFVKTAGLGGKGTLPLEGTPPVVKTEPWDGKDGEIVEEDEFSLEELMGDASPVKEEL; from the exons ATGATTCTGTCATCAAAACTATTGATCGTAATTAATTTTATCTTGTTATTATCAGCCACTTCAAATTTAAATCTCGTTGATGCATTTTACGGTTCATCATCACCTGTTGTTCAGCTCACTCCTTCTAATTTCAAATCTAAG gtTTTGAATTCAAATAGTGTTGTTTTGGTTGAGTTCTATGCACCATGGTGCGGTCATTGTAAAGCTTTGACTCCAATATGGGAGAAAGCAGCTATAGTGTTGAAAGGTGTAGCAACTGTTGCAGCTATTGATGCTGATGCACATCAAGCCATTGGTCAG GAATATGGTATTAAAGGATTTCCAACCATTAAAGTGTTCGTCCCTGGAAAACCTCCTATTGATTATCAAGGAGCTAGGGAAGCAAAACCAATAGCTGAATTTGCACTCAAACAG GTGAAAGCACTCCTCAAGGACAGGCTAAGTGGAAAAACGACGACAACAGGAGGGTCAAGTGAAAAAGCAGAGCCAAATGCATCAGTTGAACTGAATTCACAAAATTTTGATGAACTGGTTGTTAAAAGTAAAGATCTTTGGATGGTGGAATTCTTTGCACCCTG GTGTGGGCACTGTAAGAAGCTTGCTCCTGAGTGGAAGAAGGCTGCTAAGAACTTGCAGGGGAAGGTGAAGCTTGGTCATGTTAACTGTGATGATGAAAAG TCTTTAATGAGCAGGTATAAGGTACAAGGTTTCCCCACTATTTTGGTATTTGGTGTAGACAAAGATAGTCCTGTCACTTATGAAGGAGCAAGAAGTGCATCAGCTATTGAATCATTTGCCCTTGTTCAGCTTGAAACAAACGTTGCTCCTCCTGAAGTGACGGAGTTGACTAGTCCG GATGTAATGGAAGAAAAATGCGGTTCAGCTGCCATCTGTTTTGTAGCCTTTCTTCCCGATATTCTGGACTCCAAGGCAGATGGTAGGAACAAGTATTTAGAGACGCTACTATCAATTGCAGAAAAGTTCAAAAGGAGTCCCTACAG TTATGTGTGGGCTGCTGCAGGTAAACAGGCCGAACTCGAGAAGCATGTTGGTGTTGGTGGTTATGGGTATCCAGCTTTGATAGCTTTGAATATAAAGAAAGCCGTATATGCCCCACTTCGCAGCGCATTTGAACGAGACCAGATCAT TGAGTTTGTGAAAACAGCCGGACTCGGTGGAAAGGGTACCCTACCATTAGAAGGGACACCGCCCGTTGTGAAAACCGAACCGTGGGACGGTAAAGACGGAGAGATCGTAGAAGAAGACGAATTCTCTCTTGAAGAACTAATGGGTGATGCTAGTCCAGTAAAAGAAGAATTGTAA